One genomic window of Bradysia coprophila strain Holo2 chromosome X unlocalized genomic scaffold, BU_Bcop_v1 contig_71, whole genome shotgun sequence includes the following:
- the LOC119070285 gene encoding SUMO-conjugating enzyme UBC9-B-like — protein MSGIAVARLGEERKTWRKDHPYGFVARPVKNLDGTLNLMSWECAIPGKKGTPWEGGLYKLRMIFKDDYPTSPPKCKFEPALFHPNVYPSGTVCLSLLDEDKDWRPAITIKQILIGIQDLLNEPNIKDPAQAEAYTIYCQNRQEYDKRVRAQARAMAATE, from the exons TTGCGCGTCTCGGTGAAGAGCGAAAGACTTGGCGAAAAGATCATCCGTAT GGATTTGTGGCTCGTCCAGTGAAAAATCTCGATGGAACATTGAACTTGATGTCCTGGGAATGTGCAATTCCCGGCAAAAAAGGG ACACCATGGGAAGGCGGTTTGTACAAGCTGCGAATGATTTTCAAAGACGACTATCCAACGAGTCCGCCGAAGTGTAAATTCGAGCCGGCCCTGTTCCATCCGAATGTGTATCCATCGGGAACGGTGTGTTTATCTTTGCTAGATGAAGACAAAGATTGGCGCCCGGCAAtcacaataaaacaaattctgATCGGTATACAGGATCTATTGAACGAGCCGAACATCAAGGACCCGGCGCAGGCAGAAGCGTATACAATTTACTGTCAGAACAGACAGGAGTATGATAAGCGCGTAAGAGCTCAAGCACGTGCTATGGCTGCCACTGAGTAG
- the LOC119070293 gene encoding ribosome-releasing factor 2, mitochondrial: protein MLAERVVLSNLVKWKLSTIVRHLHHPSKIRNIGILAHIDAGKTTTTERMLFYSGKTNILGEVHHGTTVTDYLAQERERGITICSSAVSFDWKDCRINLLDTPGHIDFTMEVEQSLSAVDGVCIILDASAGVEAQTLTVWSQADQHKLPRIAFANKMDRSDADFAGTVEDLKKKLNAVPAVLQWPVKESGKLKGIVDIVSQQQLIFENEGRKCLIVPLKPDMEAFIKEKRSTLIDTISGFDDDLAEAIISNDSLDNISSIDLSNAIRRATINQKVVPVLLGSAYKNTGVQPLMNAVVDYLPSPEERNSNYDCFDKDFVGKVFKVTHDKQKGALSLVRIINGKLRKGSKVVTSRGTNENVPKLYEALADEYREIQEIGEGDIAVCAGLKSTCTGDLLVTTVSSLKSAQKKLQKKMKKELAPISEPIDPTEEVSNFEFISSTLGLAPKTPDAVYFCSVEPPSISYQLALENALKQLQREDPSLRVTYDEITMQTVLGGMGELHLDIVRSRLMSEFKIDADLGPLQIAYKETLEQDARDTFQMEKDIAGSKQSVTIDMSLVKDGTETFSIDTSPEATLNMQLVRPRSMNVFRKGAIAALDRGPKIGGNIINTQIILHNLQIGRGTADSFLMSAATQCVQKILLKGGLRLLEPIMSIEIVAPADRMSQILSDLSKRRATILNVESKGAFNKVVSVLAPLAELSGYSTVIRTISSGGASMNMQPHGYADMNPFEESSAIRRAQGLE, encoded by the exons atgctGGCTGAACGAGTTGTCTTAtcaaatttagtaaaatggaAACTGAGCACCATTGTACGACATTTGCACCATCCCAgcaaaattcgaaatattgGAATCTTGGCGCACATAGATGCAG GCAAGACAACAACGACTGAACGTATGCTATTCTACTCCGGAAAGACAAACATTCTGGGTGAGGTGCATCATGGAACCACTGTAACCGACTATTTGGCCCAAGAACGTGAACGAGGAATAACAATCTGTAGTTCGGCTGTGTCGTTCGACTGGAAAGATTGTCGCATTAATTTGCTTGACACGCCCGGTCATATAGACTTCACGATGGAAGTGGAGCAATCATTGAGCGCAGTCGATGGTGTTTGCATCATATTGGACGCGTCAGCTGGTGTTGAAGCTCAAACACTCACCGTATGGTCGCAGGCGGATCAACATAAGTTGCCACGGATTGCTTTTGCCAATAAAATGGATCGATCGGATGCAGACTTTGCGGGAACAGTCGAGGATTTGAAGAAGAAATTGAATGCAGTACCGGCTGTGTTGCAGTGGCCAGTGAAAGAGAGTGGAAAATTGAAGGGAATAGTGGACATAGTCAGTCAACAACAGTTGATCTTTGAAAACGAAGGACGGAAATGCTTAATCGTTCCACTGAAACCAGACATGGAAGCTTTTATAAAGGAAAAACGCAGTACACTCATCGATACAATATCCGGTTTCGACGACGACTTAGCTGAGGCTATTATATCGAATGACAGCCTTGACAACATCAGCTCTATAGACTTGTCAAATGCAATTCGTCGAGCCACAATTAACCAGAAAGTTGTCCCCGTTCTTCTCGGATCTGCGTACAAAAACACTGGAGTACAGCCGCTTATGAATGCTGTTGTAGACTACCTCCCCTCACCAGAAGAACGAAATTCGAACTACGATTGTTTTGA TAAAGACTTCGTTGGTAAAGTGTTTAAAGTAACGCATGACAAGCAAAAAGGTGCACTGAGTTTGGTACGAATAATCAACGGTAAATTGCGTAAAGGATCAAAGGTGGTGACTTCACGGGGTACCAACGAAAATGTTCCAAAATTGTACGAAGCTTTGGCTGACGAATACCGAGAAATACAAGAAATTGGCGAAGGTGACATCGCAGTTTGTGCCGGATTGAAA AGTACCTGCACTGGCGACTTGTTAGTTACTACTGTGTCTTCCCTCAAATCCGCACAGAAAAAGCTTCAAAAGAAGATGAAGAAAGAACTTGCTCCCATTTCGGAACCGATAGATCCTACGGAAGaagtatcgaattttgagttTATTTCAAGTACACTCGGACTTGCACCGAAAACTCCGGACgccgtttatttttgttcagtcGAACCACCCAGTATTTCCTATCAATTGGCATTAGAGAATGCGCTGAAGCAACTTCAACGAGAGGATCCCAGTCTTCGGGTTACTTACGACGAGATAACCATGCAAACCGTTTTGGGTGGAATGGGTGAATTGCATTTGGATATTGTCAGATCGAGACTGATGAGCGAATTTAAAATCGATGCTGACCTGGGACCGTTACAAATTGCTTACAAAGAAACACTCGAACAGGATGCACGGGATACGTTTCAAATGGAAAAGGATATCGCTGGCTCAAAACAGTCGGTTACGATTGATATGTCGCTGGTGAAAGACGGCACAGAGACGTTTAG CATCGACACATCACCAGAAGCTACTCTGAATATGCAATTAGTGAGACCTCGTTCGATGAATGTGTTTAGGAAAGGTGCCATCGCTGCTCTGGACAGAGGCCCGAAAATAGGAGGAAATATCATCAACACACAAatcattttacataatttacaAATTGGTCGAGGCACGGCCGATTCCTTTCTGATGTCAGCTGCAACGCAATGTGTTCAAAAG attttattaaaaggtGGACTTCGACTACTGGAGCCGATAATGTCCATCGAAATCGTTGCTCCCGCTGACCGAATGTCGCAAATTTTGTCGGATTTATCGAAGCGACGAGCCACcattttaaacgttgaatcGAAAGGTGCATTCAATAAG GTGGTCAGTGTACTAGCACCACTTGCTGAATTAAGCGGTTATTCGACTGTCATTCGAACGATAAGTTCGGGTGGTGCATCGATGAACATGCAACCACATGGGTACGCAGATATGAATCCATTCGAAGAATCGTCAGCCATTCGACGAGCCCAAGGCTTAGAATGA
- the LOC119070291 gene encoding elongation factor 1-gamma — MAGTLYTYPENFRAYKALIAAQYSGAQVKIASDFVFGETNKSDAFLKKFPSGKVPAFETSNGQTITESNAIAFYVANEKLRGASDLEKAQVWQWISFADSEILPSSCAWVFPLLGIMPYNKNTVERARADINVALTVLNKHLLSNTFLVGERISLADIIVFTNLLHLYQYVLEPTVRSAYGNVNRWFVTILNQTQVQAVVKNFSLCAKAIEFDPKKYAEFQSKSGGAKDAKPQEPKKDKKEKKPAPAKKEAEPVEEMDAAELALMEEPKSKDPFDLLPKGTFNMDDFKRCYSNEEETVSVPYFWEKFDSENYSIWFGEYKYSSELTKVFMSCNLIAGMYQRLDKMRKQAFASMCLFGEDNNSTISGVWVWRGQELAFQLSPDWQIDYEVYDWKKLDPTANETKELVKQYFSWAGADKEGRKFNQGKIFK, encoded by the exons ATGGCTGGA ACCTTGTATACATACCCAGAAAACTTTCGTGCTTATAAGGCACTGATTGCTGCTCAATATTCCGGAGCTCAAGTGAAAATTGCATCAGATTTTGTGTTCGGCGAAACAAACAAGTCCGATGCGTTCCTGAAGAAGTTCCCATCGGGAAAG gTGCCAGCCTTTGAAACTAGCAACGGACAAACCATAACAGAAAGCAATGCTATCGCCTTCTACGTGGCCAACGAAAAGTTGCGTGGAGCGTCCGATTTGGAAAAGGCTCAAGTATGGCAATGGATCAGTTTTGCCGACAGCGAAATTTTGCCATCATCTTGTGCCTGGGTATTCCCATTGTTGGGCATTATGccatacaacaaaaacaccGTTGAACGTGCCAGGGCCGACATAAATGTCGCACTTACTGTCCTCAACAAGCATTTGCTAAGCAATACGTTTTTGGTGGGTGAACGCATCTCATTGGCTGATATCATTGTGTTCACAAACCTTCTACATTTGTACCAATACGTGTTGGAGCCGACCGTTCGCAGTGCATACGGAAATGTAAATCGTTGGTTCGTAACGATCTTGAATCAAACACAAGTGCAAGCGGTTGTGAAGAATTTCTCTCTATGCGCAAAGGCCATTGAATTCGATCCGAAGAAGTACGCCGAATTCCAAAGCAAGTCCGGTGGTGCTAAGGACGCCAAACCACAAGAACCGAAAAAGGATAAGAAAGAGAAGAAACCGGCACCAGCCAAAAAGGAAGCCGAACCAGTCGAAGAAATGGATGCAGCTGAATTGGCTTTGATGGAAGAGCCCAAATCAAAGGATCCGTTCGATTTACTGCCAAAGGGTACATTCAACATGGACGACTTCAAGCGTTGCTACTCAAACGAAGAGGAAACCGTTTCAGTTCCATACTTCTGGGAGAAATTCGATTCGGAAAACTATTCAATTTGGTTCGGTGAATACAAATACAGCAGCGAATTGACAAAGGTGTTCATGAGCTGTAACTTAATCGCTGGCATGTATCAACGATTGGataaaatgagaaaacaaGCATTCGCCTCAATGTGTCTGTTCGGCGAGGATAACAACAGCACCATATCGGGTGTGTGGGTATGGCGTGGACAGGAACTTGCATTCCAATTGTCGCCAGACTGGCAAATTGATTACGAAGTGTACGACTGGAAGAAACTCGACCCAACCGCAAATGAAACTAAGGAATTGGTTAAACAATATTTCTCGTGGGCTGGTGCCGATAAGGAAGGGCGTAAATTCAATCAaggcaaaattttcaaataa